In Hwangdonia lutea, a single window of DNA contains:
- a CDS encoding fatty acid desaturase family protein: protein MTKQTLSFSRKDPAKFFKTLNKRVNDYFKENNIKRTGNWKLYVKAVVMFALLIVPVVLILTINLPAWAQIILMMIAGVGMAGVGMNVMHDANHGSFSSKKWVNKLMGSSIYILAGNDYNWKVQHNVLHHTYTNIQGHDEDIDAGRIIRFSKHAKWFKFHKYQRFYAFFLYGLLTVNWAITTDFIQTYQYLKRKLAYGKMPHPATQWTKLIIGKIIYYAIWIVLPISLGFAWWQVLIGFLVMHYTAGVILSVIFQLAHVMPNTEMPLPDDNGNMKNTWAIHQLFTTSNFSPKSWLVEFYTGGLNRQVEHHLFANISHIHYGKIAKIVKETAKEFSLPYNEYNTFWKAVAEHYNQLKELGQKPSIA, encoded by the coding sequence ATGACAAAACAAACCCTTTCTTTTTCAAGAAAAGACCCAGCAAAATTTTTTAAAACACTAAATAAACGCGTTAACGATTATTTTAAAGAGAATAACATAAAACGCACAGGAAACTGGAAATTATATGTAAAAGCAGTCGTTATGTTTGCTTTATTAATTGTTCCGGTAGTTCTAATATTAACCATCAATTTACCAGCTTGGGCACAAATTATTTTAATGATGATCGCCGGTGTTGGTATGGCCGGTGTTGGCATGAATGTTATGCACGATGCCAACCATGGTTCTTTTTCCAGCAAAAAATGGGTTAATAAATTAATGGGAAGCAGTATTTACATTTTAGCCGGAAACGACTACAATTGGAAAGTACAGCACAACGTATTGCACCATACCTATACCAATATTCAAGGGCACGATGAAGATATTGATGCCGGCAGAATCATCCGTTTTTCTAAACACGCCAAATGGTTTAAATTTCATAAATACCAAAGATTTTACGCTTTTTTCTTATACGGATTGTTAACTGTAAATTGGGCCATTACTACCGATTTTATCCAAACCTATCAATATTTAAAAAGAAAATTGGCATACGGTAAAATGCCACATCCGGCAACCCAATGGACAAAGCTTATTATTGGTAAAATAATTTACTATGCCATTTGGATCGTTTTACCCATATCCTTAGGTTTTGCGTGGTGGCAAGTTTTAATTGGCTTTTTGGTAATGCACTACACGGCCGGAGTTATTTTAAGTGTTATTTTTCAATTGGCACACGTTATGCCGAATACAGAGATGCCTTTACCAGACGACAATGGCAACATGAAAAATACCTGGGCCATTCACCAATTGTTTACAACATCTAATTTTTCACCTAAAAGTTGGCTGGTTGAATTCTATACCGGCGGATTAAACAGACAAGTCGAGCATCATTTATTTGCCAATATAAGTCATATTCACTATGGTAAAATAGCCAAAATAGTTAAAGAAACGGCAAAAGAATTTAGCTTACCATACAACGAGTACAATACATTTTGGAAGGCCGTTGCTGAGCATTACAATCAATTAAAAGAGTTAGGGCAAAAACCCAGTATAGCCTAA
- a CDS encoding pyridoxal phosphate-dependent aminotransferase, with protein sequence MQLLSDRILNMATSATLEMAAKARELRGEGKDIIGLSLGEPDFNTPDYIKEAAIQAINDNYNSYTPVDGYVELKEAIITKFKRDNNLTYTLPQIVVSTGAKQCLANVAGVMLNAGDEVILPCPYWVSYADIVKLNDGVPVEVKTTIDTDFKMTPAQLEAAITPKTKMIWFSSPCNPSGSIYSKDELRALADVLVKHPNIYVVSDEIYEHINYVGGHASMAQFEDMYDRTITVNGVSKAFAMTGWRIGYIGAPQKIARACNKMQGQITSGTNCIAQRAVITALNEPPSRVQFMIDEFKVRRDLILNLLNDIEGFKTNTPEGAFYVFPNVSYYFGKTLRGKTINNATDFSLYLLEEALVATVTGEAFGNPDCIRISYAASQEQIIEAIKRIKEAVS encoded by the coding sequence ATGCAATTATTATCCGATAGAATTTTAAACATGGCTACTTCTGCAACCTTGGAAATGGCTGCAAAAGCAAGAGAATTAAGAGGCGAAGGAAAAGATATTATTGGCTTAAGCCTTGGTGAACCTGATTTTAATACGCCCGATTATATAAAAGAGGCCGCCATACAAGCCATTAACGATAATTACAATTCGTACACGCCGGTTGACGGATATGTTGAGCTTAAAGAGGCCATCATCACTAAGTTTAAACGCGATAACAATCTAACCTACACCCTACCGCAAATTGTAGTCTCTACAGGTGCAAAACAATGTTTGGCAAATGTAGCGGGGGTAATGCTAAATGCTGGCGACGAAGTTATTTTACCATGCCCGTATTGGGTAAGTTATGCTGACATAGTGAAATTAAATGACGGTGTTCCCGTTGAAGTTAAAACCACGATTGATACCGATTTTAAAATGACACCGGCTCAACTTGAAGCAGCCATCACGCCAAAAACAAAAATGATTTGGTTTAGTTCACCGTGCAACCCAAGTGGCTCAATTTATAGTAAAGACGAGTTAAGGGCTTTAGCCGATGTATTGGTTAAACACCCTAATATTTACGTGGTTTCAGATGAAATTTACGAACACATAAACTACGTTGGTGGCCATGCGAGTATGGCACAATTTGAAGATATGTACGACCGTACGATTACCGTAAACGGCGTTTCAAAAGCATTTGCCATGACGGGCTGGCGTATTGGTTATATTGGTGCGCCTCAAAAAATTGCACGTGCCTGCAACAAAATGCAAGGGCAGATTACAAGTGGTACCAACTGTATTGCGCAGCGTGCCGTAATTACAGCTTTAAACGAACCACCTTCGCGTGTGCAATTTATGATTGACGAGTTTAAAGTGCGTCGTGATTTAATATTAAATTTATTAAATGATATTGAAGGTTTTAAAACCAATACACCTGAAGGCGCGTTTTACGTATTTCCTAATGTTTCGTATTACTTCGGAAAAACACTTCGTGGCAAAACCATAAATAATGCTACCGATTTTTCCTTGTATTTATTGGAAGAAGCCCTTGTGGCTACCGTAACCGGTGAAGCATTTGGAAACCCTGATTGTATCCGTATTTCGTACGCCGCTTCTCAAGAACAAATTATTGAGGCGATAAAACGTATTAAGGAAGCGGTTAGTTAG
- the rsmG gene encoding 16S rRNA (guanine(527)-N(7))-methyltransferase RsmG has protein sequence MELILKYFPNLSDDQIERFAKLESLYKDWNLKINVVSRKDIDELYLRHVLHALAIAKLIQFKDGSKLLDVGTGGGFPGIPLAILFPECSFHLVDSIAKKLKVVDEVVAGLGLTNVKTTHSRVEDINGTYDFIISRAVAAMPTFVHWVKGKIAKQQNNDLKNGILYLKGGDLTEELKTYKTATIYNLSDYYTEDFFETKKLVHLPLKFRG, from the coding sequence ATGGAACTGATTTTAAAATATTTCCCTAACCTGAGTGACGACCAAATTGAGCGGTTTGCAAAGTTAGAATCGCTTTATAAAGACTGGAATTTAAAGATTAATGTGGTGTCTCGTAAAGATATCGACGAGCTTTATTTGCGCCATGTACTGCATGCTTTGGCCATAGCTAAATTGATTCAGTTTAAAGATGGTTCGAAGCTTTTGGATGTGGGAACAGGGGGTGGTTTTCCTGGAATTCCGTTGGCTATTTTATTCCCAGAATGCTCTTTTCATTTGGTAGATAGCATCGCTAAAAAGTTAAAAGTGGTCGATGAGGTTGTTGCCGGATTAGGTTTAACCAATGTAAAAACAACACACTCTAGGGTTGAAGATATTAACGGTACTTACGATTTTATAATAAGTCGTGCCGTGGCTGCAATGCCTACCTTTGTACATTGGGTAAAAGGCAAGATTGCAAAACAGCAGAATAACGATTTAAAAAATGGAATTTTGTATTTAAAAGGAGGCGATTTAACCGAAGAGCTTAAAACGTATAAAACGGCGACCATTTATAATTTAAGTGATTATTATACCGAGGATTTTTTCGAAACTAAGAAACTGGTGCACTTACCTTTGAAGTTTAGAGGTTAG
- the trkA gene encoding Trk system potassium transporter TrkA, giving the protein MKIIIAGAGEVGFHLAKLLSYESQEITLIDTNKECLAYADTHLDIKVLKGDATSIAILKEARVESSDLLIGVTASETTNITICVLAKQLGAKRTIARISNTEFINHKDEVGFIRFGIDELISPEALAASEIELSLKQSSFNDNYEFEEGALTMAGLTLSKEASFVGKKVKQAAKIFPEIHFVPIAIQRAGTQFTIIPRGDTLFKEGDNVVFVTSEGGAEELCKLTGKENTDIKNVMILGGTQIGYKSARDLSEKGYKVKLLEKNKERAFDIADALPNVLVINTDGRNVDVLDEESLSNMDAFIAVGDNSETNIMSCLVAKSKGVNKSIALVENMDYFELSQSIGIDTLINKKLLAANNIFRYIRKGEVVAMTKLNNMNAELLEFEVKATSAICNKVIKQIEFPRSAIIAGVIRDGVGLIALGGFKIQQGDRVVVCSLLKSIKGVEKLFL; this is encoded by the coding sequence ATGAAAATTATTATTGCTGGTGCTGGTGAAGTTGGATTTCATTTAGCAAAATTATTGTCTTACGAATCTCAAGAGATTACCTTAATAGACACCAATAAAGAATGTCTTGCCTACGCCGATACCCATTTAGATATTAAAGTTCTTAAAGGTGATGCCACATCAATTGCTATTTTAAAGGAAGCGCGTGTGGAATCAAGCGATCTGTTAATTGGTGTAACAGCCTCTGAAACCACAAATATTACCATTTGTGTTTTGGCCAAACAATTGGGGGCAAAACGTACTATTGCCCGAATTTCAAACACTGAATTTATAAACCATAAAGATGAAGTTGGTTTTATACGTTTTGGGATTGATGAGCTTATTTCGCCCGAAGCTTTGGCGGCTTCGGAAATTGAGCTCTCACTAAAGCAATCCTCATTTAACGATAATTACGAGTTTGAGGAAGGCGCGCTTACCATGGCGGGTTTAACCTTGTCTAAAGAAGCTTCCTTTGTTGGGAAAAAAGTAAAACAAGCTGCTAAAATATTTCCTGAAATTCACTTTGTGCCAATAGCCATTCAGCGCGCAGGCACCCAATTTACAATCATTCCGCGCGGAGACACTTTGTTTAAAGAAGGCGACAATGTGGTGTTTGTTACCTCTGAAGGTGGCGCCGAAGAATTGTGTAAATTGACAGGTAAAGAAAACACGGATATTAAAAATGTGATGATTCTTGGTGGCACCCAAATAGGGTATAAATCGGCAAGGGATTTATCTGAAAAAGGCTATAAAGTTAAACTTTTAGAAAAAAATAAAGAGCGTGCTTTTGATATTGCCGATGCGTTGCCCAATGTGTTGGTGATTAATACCGATGGTAGAAATGTAGATGTTTTAGATGAAGAAAGTTTGAGTAATATGGATGCTTTTATTGCCGTTGGCGATAATTCTGAAACCAATATCATGTCGTGTTTAGTCGCGAAATCAAAAGGTGTAAATAAGTCTATTGCTTTGGTTGAAAATATGGATTATTTTGAGTTGTCTCAATCCATAGGAATCGATACTTTAATCAATAAAAAACTATTGGCTGCCAATAATATTTTTAGATACATACGTAAAGGGGAAGTGGTGGCCATGACCAAGTTGAATAATATGAATGCCGAACTGTTGGAGTTTGAAGTTAAAGCAACCTCGGCCATATGCAATAAAGTTATTAAACAAATAGAATTTCCGCGGTCGGCCATTATAGCCGGAGTTATTAGAGATGGCGTTGGCTTAATTGCTTTGGGTGGATTTAAAATACAACAAGGCGATCGTGTGGTGGTTTGCAGTTTGCTTAAATCTATAAAAGGCGTCGAAAAGTTATTCCTTTAA
- a CDS encoding tetratricopeptide repeat protein yields the protein MKKIVILILVILPMLCIGQAKKLYRQANRATDDKQKIELLNQVIALEPKHFDAYFYRGIAKNNLGDYHGAILDYTKIIIYKPDADSYFNRGNSKYNLQDYLGAKIDYENALKLDPQFIDAQYNLANTKYYLEDYIGAVIDLTKIIDVVPSEYKFYTQRAHALLALEKYKLALKDFSLAILINPNTETYYNRGVAHLNINYYKQAKIDFDKSLDFDANNASSYFFRGTSHLLLGEYIEAISDFKATLKYNASDYEALLGLALTHYKLNDLKNAKLNLKKAENLLYADTNKPLTVEAFANTYWYKNQFYFFKQNFNALNKI from the coding sequence ATGAAAAAAATCGTCATATTAATACTAGTAATCCTTCCAATGCTATGCATTGGACAAGCAAAAAAACTATACAGACAAGCTAACAGAGCTACCGATGACAAACAGAAAATAGAATTGCTCAACCAAGTAATTGCCTTAGAACCAAAGCATTTTGACGCCTATTTTTATAGAGGTATCGCAAAAAATAACTTAGGTGACTACCATGGCGCCATATTGGATTATACCAAAATAATTATTTATAAACCAGATGCCGATTCTTATTTCAACCGAGGCAATTCAAAATACAACTTACAGGATTATTTAGGCGCAAAAATCGATTACGAAAATGCTCTAAAACTCGACCCTCAATTTATTGATGCACAGTACAATTTGGCTAATACCAAATATTATTTAGAAGATTATATTGGCGCTGTCATAGATTTAACTAAAATTATTGACGTAGTACCATCAGAATACAAATTTTACACCCAGCGAGCCCATGCCCTTTTAGCTCTTGAAAAATACAAATTGGCTTTAAAGGATTTCTCGTTGGCCATTTTAATAAACCCCAACACAGAGACCTATTACAACCGAGGTGTAGCACATTTAAACATTAACTACTACAAGCAAGCAAAAATAGATTTTGATAAATCTTTAGATTTTGATGCTAATAATGCCTCCTCTTATTTTTTTAGAGGTACATCGCATTTACTTTTGGGTGAATATATTGAAGCGATTTCAGATTTTAAGGCTACTTTAAAATATAATGCCTCAGATTACGAGGCTCTTTTAGGGTTGGCATTAACCCATTACAAGTTAAACGACTTAAAAAACGCGAAACTAAACCTTAAAAAAGCAGAAAATCTTTTGTATGCAGACACGAACAAACCCCTTACGGTTGAAGCCTTTGCCAATACGTATTGGTATAAAAATCAGTTTTATTTCTTTAAGCAAAATTTTAACGCACTTAATAAAATTTGA
- a CDS encoding TrkH family potassium uptake protein: MKLNYKIIFHFFGLLLLFNGGFVLLASLISLIYKDGVTVQLFLAGILTLIIGALGMLFTRHHKKEMNKREGYIVVTFGWIIMALAGTLPYIFTGSISSFTDAFFETMSGFTTTGASILNDIEAVPKGVLFWRSLTHWIGGMGIIVLAIAILPLLGIGGMQLFAAEAPGPSTDKLHPRITDTAKRLWLIYFGYTAAETILLKVAGMSFFDAINHALCTLSTGGFSTKNASVAYWNDQPVIQYIIIVFMFLAGTNFVLSYFAFKGKVQKIIKDEEFKLYFKFIAVFTVIAALIIYFRADLSASSIAHPMVWGEAESAFRHGLFQVISVITTTGFVTADFTMWTPFLVVFFFGLMFLGGSSGSTSGGVKVVRHLILIKNGFLEFKRTLHPNAIIPVRYNTKSISGDIVFNILAFFILYMLSFIVGALGFSMMEIDFKSAVGLAASSLGNVGPALGDFGPVNNFANLPSVGKWWCSFLMLIGRLELFTVLILFTPFFWRNR, from the coding sequence ATGAAGCTTAATTACAAAATCATCTTTCATTTTTTCGGACTCCTATTATTGTTCAATGGTGGTTTTGTTTTACTGGCTTCGCTTATTAGTTTAATTTATAAAGATGGCGTTACCGTTCAGCTTTTTTTAGCCGGTATTTTAACCTTGATTATTGGCGCGCTGGGGATGCTTTTTACACGGCATCACAAAAAGGAAATGAACAAACGCGAAGGGTATATTGTCGTTACCTTTGGCTGGATTATTATGGCACTTGCGGGCACATTGCCTTATATTTTTACTGGAAGTATTTCTAGTTTTACCGATGCTTTTTTCGAGACCATGTCTGGTTTCACAACCACCGGAGCAAGTATTTTAAACGATATTGAAGCGGTTCCTAAAGGTGTTTTGTTTTGGCGCAGTTTAACCCATTGGATTGGTGGCATGGGCATTATTGTGTTGGCCATAGCGATTTTACCATTACTGGGAATTGGCGGTATGCAATTGTTTGCAGCCGAAGCACCGGGACCAAGTACCGATAAATTACATCCAAGAATTACCGATACGGCCAAACGTTTATGGCTTATTTATTTTGGATATACCGCGGCTGAAACCATATTGTTAAAGGTCGCGGGCATGTCTTTTTTTGATGCTATTAATCACGCATTGTGTACTTTGTCCACTGGTGGGTTTTCAACTAAAAACGCGAGTGTCGCCTATTGGAACGACCAACCTGTAATCCAATATATCATTATTGTTTTTATGTTTTTGGCCGGTACAAATTTTGTATTGAGCTATTTTGCTTTTAAAGGAAAAGTGCAGAAGATAATAAAGGACGAAGAGTTTAAACTCTATTTTAAATTCATAGCTGTTTTTACGGTTATTGCGGCGTTGATTATATATTTTCGAGCCGATTTATCGGCATCGTCCATTGCGCATCCCATGGTTTGGGGCGAAGCCGAAAGCGCTTTTAGGCATGGGTTGTTTCAGGTTATATCGGTGATAACAACTACGGGATTTGTTACGGCAGATTTTACCATGTGGACGCCGTTTTTAGTCGTGTTCTTTTTTGGACTCATGTTTTTGGGGGGATCGTCGGGCAGTACCTCTGGTGGCGTAAAAGTGGTGCGCCATCTAATATTGATAAAAAACGGTTTTTTGGAATTTAAACGCACATTGCACCCCAACGCCATAATCCCGGTACGCTACAACACAAAGTCTATTTCTGGCGATATCGTGTTTAATATACTCGCCTTTTTTATTCTGTACATGTTATCGTTTATAGTTGGTGCCTTAGGGTTTTCCATGATGGAAATAGATTTTAAATCCGCCGTTGGTTTGGCCGCTTCGAGTCTGGGTAATGTGGGGCCCGCTTTAGGCGATTTCGGACCTGTAAATAATTTTGCTAATTTACCAAGTGTGGGTAAATGGTGGTGCAGTTTTTTAATGCTTATTGGGCGTTTGGAACTCTTTACGGTACTTATCTTATTTACGCCTTTCTTCTGGCGAAACAGGTAA